The following proteins are encoded in a genomic region of Bacteroidota bacterium:
- a CDS encoding DUF1572 domain-containing protein, which yields MLGQNRNTYYAARLREVYLNGKWIANTNYQEQILTIGWKEATKKIGELNSIALLLFHISYYLKGIQQVLNGGPLEIKDKYSFTMPEIKSSEDWEKLVNDFLRCASSFADTVEQLNDEIFDQDFVDEKYGNYGRNIEAVIEHSYYHLGQICLINKMIQQGY from the coding sequence ATGCTGGGCCAAAACAGAAATACCTATTACGCAGCTCGCTTACGAGAAGTTTATTTAAACGGTAAATGGATTGCCAATACAAATTACCAAGAACAAATACTTACAATTGGTTGGAAAGAAGCAACTAAAAAAATTGGTGAACTGAATAGTATTGCTTTGCTCTTATTTCACATTAGTTATTACTTAAAAGGAATACAGCAAGTGTTGAATGGTGGACCGCTTGAAATTAAAGACAAATACAGTTTTACTATGCCCGAAATTAAATCATCGGAAGACTGGGAAAAACTAGTTAACGATTTTTTAAGATGTGCTTCAAGCTTTGCTGATACAGTAGAACAACTAAATGATGAAATTTTTGACCAAGACTTTGTGGATGAAAAATATGGTAATTATGGACGAAATATTGAAGCTGTAATTGAGCACAGCTATTACCATTTGGGACAAATTTGCTTGATCAATAAAATGATTCAGCAAGGTTATTAA